AGAACCTGACCGGGCTGCTGGACACCGTGCAGAACGGGAATATCGCCAGCAGCCTCAGGGCGATGAAAGAACTCCGGGCAGTCGGTGATGAGGCCGTCGGCCCGCTGGTCGCGTCCCTCAGGGAGGGGACGGGTGCGGAGCGGTGGAGGGCGGCGATGGCGCTCGCCCGCCTGGGACAACGTGCCGTGGACCCGCTGATCACCGTCGCCGCCGCCGGCGGCGACGAAGGGGTTGCAAACCCCGCTGTCTGGGCCCTGGCCGAGATCGGCGATCGGAAAGCGGTGCCGCACCTGATCGATCTC
This region of Methanofollis sp. genomic DNA includes:
- a CDS encoding HEAT repeat domain-containing protein, producing the protein MEQSTERKNLTGLLDTVQNGNIASSLRAMKELRAVGDEAVGPLVASLREGTGAERWRAAMALARLGQRAVDPLITVAAAGGDEGVANPAVWALAEIGDRKAVPHLIDLLRREQSVCCRVLTAAALLRIGDPAGVDEVNRQYAEHGEEYQGMVMEAFEGT